AGCTGATACCAGGAGAGGTGCTCGGGCGACAGCGACAGGGCCTGGTCGATGTCGGCCAGGGCCCGCTCGATATCCTGCCCCGGCAGGCCGTGCATCAGGTCCAGATTGATGTTGTCGAAACCCGCCCGCCGCGCGCTACCCACGGCTCGGTAAGCCTCGTCACCGCTATGAATTCGCCCCAGTTCCGCCAACTGTTCCGGCTGAAAGCTTTGAATGCCCAGCGACAGACGATTGATACCGGCCGCGCGAAAACCCTCGAAACGCGACTGCTCCACGGTGCCGGGGTTGGCTTCCAGAGTGATCTCGCAATCCTCGTGAAAGGCCAGGCGCTGGTGTAATCCCTCGAGCAACTGGTGAAAGAAATCAGGCGACATCAAGCTCGGCGTACCGCCGCCGATAAAGACACTCTGCACTGCACGCTCGCCCACCAGCGCCAGATCGCCGTCCAGATCGGCGAACAGTGCCGCAAGATAGTCCTGTTCGGGGAGCGCGGCATTACGGCCGACCCCATGGGAGTTGAAATCGCAGTAAGGACACTTGCGCACGCACCACGGCACATGGACGTACAGCGATAAAGCGGGTAGCGGTAGCGTCAAGACACCTGCTCCAGGAGCGCACGAAGTGCGCGACCGCGATGGCTGAGTTGATTCTTTTCGCCAGCGCTCAGTTCAGCGGCGCTCATCCCGCGCTCCGGAACCCAGAACAGCGAATCGTAGCCGAAACCGCCCTCGCCCCGCGGATACGCCAGTATCTCGCCGGCCCAGCGTGTCTGGACGATGCGCGGGACAGGGTCCTCGGCGTGGCGCAGCCACACCAGTACGCACCAGTAACTGGCTGTGCGCTGGCCTTCGGGAACATCCGCCAGTGCTTCAAGCAGCTTGCGGTTATTGGCAGCGTCACTCTTGGGTTCACCGGCATAACGGGCCGAGTGGATGCCCGGCACACCGTCCAGCGCATCCACCGCCAGTCCGGAATCGTCGGCCAGCGCGGGACGGCCACTGATGCGGCAGGCATGTCGGGCCTTGATCAGCGCATTTTCCAGAAATGTCAGTCCTGTCTCATCGGCCTCACTGACGTCATACTCACCTTGTGGCTCTATGTGGTAGCCCAGCGGCTCCAGCAGGTGCCTGAACTCATTCAGCTTGCCGGGGTTGCCGCTGGCCAGTACCAGGGATTTTTCCATGTGCTTGTGCTCTTGAATGGGTCTATACCCATTCTAAAGGCCGAGGAGCTTGACCGCGAACAGCTTTCAGTCAGCAAGAAGGCTATCCAAAAGTGTGGCAAACATAATACTTACTGAATTAGAAAAATAATCCTTATCTAGCTAAAAATTATTGCTTAAAAAGGATTACTGAGCTGATTTTTTGCCTACCCAGGTCTTGTATCCGTCGAAAGCGACAACAAAGTTGACCTTTAAAAGCTTATTAGGAAATAGATTTTATAAAAAAATCATAATTATTAATTATCATATATCAAAAATGCATAAGCAATAGTTTGTAACTTAACTTTACAAAAAATGAAAATAGTACAACGCTCAGTCAAGCCTAAGCATGAGTGCGCAGGGACAGCAATAAAACTCAAAGATCGGCCCATACTTCGGGAGCAATAAAAATGAGCCAAGGGAACGCAACAATCATTCTGGTCACTGACTGCAACCCACAAACGCAGCTATTCATGGAGTACATCGCCGAACGACTGGATTGCCCGATTTCGGCGGTGGCCCCGCACGATACGCAGGAAACCCTCGAAAGCGGCAAGACCCTGATCCTCCTGGATGCCGATCATGTCGATGAGAGCAGCATGCAGCAATGGCACACCAAGGCTGCCGAGAGCGAATCCATGACCCTGGCGGCTATCAACCTGCGCGACGAGGACCATGCCGCCGATGTGCTCTCTTCACTGCACTTGAAGGGCGTCTTCTATCGTCGTGACAGCATGGCACTCATCTGCAAGGGCATCGGTGCCCTTCTGGATGATGATCTGTGGATGTCTCGTTCGCTGATGACGCGATTGATCGAGTTCTACCGTCGTCAGCAGCTCAATGCCTATCGGCCCGTCTGCGGCCTGACCCACCGTGAACTCGAGATCATCGGCCTGCTGGGTTCGGGCGCATCCAATACCGAAATTGCCGATAAGCTGTTCGTCAGCGAGCACACCGTCAAGTCTCATCTGTACAACATCTTCCGAAAGATCAAGGTGCATAACCGCATCCAGGCCATGAACTGGGCACGACAGAATCTGGGCGCACCGCCACCGGCACAAGCCACCAGAAAACGCTAGCCAATTCTCATGGAATGAGCCGAACGCATAAAACGGTAGCTGCACATGACCAATAAAACCAAACGCTGGATTGCCTTCAGAGATATTTTTCTGACAATCCTGTTGACGCTGTTCAGCATGGTAGCTAATGCGCAGGATGCGATTACAGCACCCGACCAGAGCAAAGAAGCGATTAAGGATCCATCGGGAATCAATCGACTCGAAAGCCCCGATGGCCCGAAGATCGAGTCCAGCTACAACGGCAGCAGTGAATTGACCGGCGTGCTGGTCGATCGCACGCTCACTGTGATGGGTCAGAATTTCTATCGGGCATTCAGCCAAATCGGCATGGCACGTCCGATCATTCGCGGGGCAACATTAACGATCCATGAAAGACCGGATGCTCGCTGGGGCATCCAGCTCTGGATTACCGAAGGCTCGCGTATGTATTTCCGTACGCAACTGTCACCACGGCTCAGCGACGCCAATGATATAGCACGGCAAGCAATCGATATTGTTGAGAAGGCCATTCTGAAACGACGGCTTTCGGCGGCCTTGAATCCAAGTATCGATCTTGGAAAAGAAGAATTCTGATTCTGAATGGAGAATGAACATGAAAACTCTGAAAGCCGCTGCCTTTAGCCTGCTATGCGCTTCGCCCCTGGCGAGCGCCGGCGAGCTGATCTATCAACCCATCAACCCCTCCTTTGGTGGCGACCCTTTCAATGGCAGCTATCTACTGGGAAAGGCACAAGCACAGGATACCAATAAGGATCCCAGTGCCTCCCGTTACGAGCCAATGACAACGACTGAACGTCTGGTCCAGAGTTTGCAAAGCAGCCTGGTTAATCAACTGATACGTGATGTCAATAGTGGAGAAGTCGAACAGGGCGTCTTTGACACCAGC
The genomic region above belongs to Halomonas zincidurans B6 and contains:
- a CDS encoding LuxR C-terminal-related transcriptional regulator, which codes for MSQGNATIILVTDCNPQTQLFMEYIAERLDCPISAVAPHDTQETLESGKTLILLDADHVDESSMQQWHTKAAESESMTLAAINLRDEDHAADVLSSLHLKGVFYRRDSMALICKGIGALLDDDLWMSRSLMTRLIEFYRRQQLNAYRPVCGLTHRELEIIGLLGSGASNTEIADKLFVSEHTVKSHLYNIFRKIKVHNRIQAMNWARQNLGAPPPAQATRKR
- a CDS encoding curli assembly protein CsgF — encoded protein: MKTLKAAAFSLLCASPLASAGELIYQPINPSFGGDPFNGSYLLGKAQAQDTNKDPSASRYEPMTTTERLVQSLQSSLVNQLIRDVNSGEVEQGVFDTSEFGVVINDDGGQLSIDVTDKITGDVTTINVGGLADF
- the rdgB gene encoding RdgB/HAM1 family non-canonical purine NTP pyrophosphatase, which translates into the protein MEKSLVLASGNPGKLNEFRHLLEPLGYHIEPQGEYDVSEADETGLTFLENALIKARHACRISGRPALADDSGLAVDALDGVPGIHSARYAGEPKSDAANNRKLLEALADVPEGQRTASYWCVLVWLRHAEDPVPRIVQTRWAGEILAYPRGEGGFGYDSLFWVPERGMSAAELSAGEKNQLSHRGRALRALLEQVS
- the hemW gene encoding radical SAM family heme chaperone HemW, whose product is MTLPLPALSLYVHVPWCVRKCPYCDFNSHGVGRNAALPEQDYLAALFADLDGDLALVGERAVQSVFIGGGTPSLMSPDFFHQLLEGLHQRLAFHEDCEITLEANPGTVEQSRFEGFRAAGINRLSLGIQSFQPEQLAELGRIHSGDEAYRAVGSARRAGFDNINLDLMHGLPGQDIERALADIDQALSLSPEHLSWYQLTLEPNTEFYVKPPVLPHDETLWAIQDAGHQRLESAGLVRYEISAYARPGRVSRHNLNYWQFGDYLGIGAGAHGKLSAWNEHAELIVERRWKSRQPDAYLRRHDDPRGFIADRRRVEADELPLEFAMNALRLMEGVPLTLWSAHTGRSPAVLERHLQQARKKGLLMDSDERLQATPTGLLFLNDLLGMLDEAE
- a CDS encoding CsgE family curli-type amyloid fiber assembly protein, with amino-acid sequence MTNKTKRWIAFRDIFLTILLTLFSMVANAQDAITAPDQSKEAIKDPSGINRLESPDGPKIESSYNGSSELTGVLVDRTLTVMGQNFYRAFSQIGMARPIIRGATLTIHERPDARWGIQLWITEGSRMYFRTQLSPRLSDANDIARQAIDIVEKAILKRRLSAALNPSIDLGKEEF